From the genome of Vigna angularis cultivar LongXiaoDou No.4 chromosome 11, ASM1680809v1, whole genome shotgun sequence, one region includes:
- the LOC108333635 gene encoding pentatricopeptide repeat-containing protein At2g37320: MISGYSKNLCSEDALKLFVEMRGQNLGITDHTLCTILNACSSLALLLQGRQVHSIVIKMGSERNVFVASALIDMYSKGGDIDEAQRVLDQTSEKNNVLWTSMIMGYAQCGRSSEALELFDCLLTKQELVPDHICFTAVLTACNHAGLLDKGVEYFNKMTTNYGLSPDIDQYACLIDLYARKGNLSKARDLMQKMPYDPNYVIWSSFLSSCKIYGNVELGREAADQLIKMEPSNAAPYLTLAHVYARKGLWNEAAEVRRLMQQRTMRKRVGWSWVEVDKL, from the coding sequence ATGATCTCTGGATATTCTAAAAACCTGTGTAGCGAAGATGCATTGAAACTGTTTGTAGAAATGAGGGGGCAAAATTTGGGTATTACTGATCATACTTTATGCACGATTTTAAATGCTTGTAGCAGCCTTGCATTGCTTCTTCAGGGAAGGCAAGTGCACTCTATCGTTATTAAAATGGGTTCGGAAAGGAATGTGTTTGTGGCCAGTGCTTTGATTGATATGTATTCAAAAGGTGGCGATATTGACGAGGCTCAACGCGTGTTAGATCAGACTTCTGAGAAGAATAATGTGTTGTGGACATCCATGATCATGGGTTATGCTCAATGTGGGAGAAGTTCAGAGGCTTTGGAACTTTTTGATTGTCTACTGACCAAGCAAGAGTTAGTTCCTGATCATATCTGCTTTACTGCTGTCTTAACAGCTTGTAATCATGCAGGATTGCTTGACAAAGGGGTGGAATACTTTAACAAAATGACAACAAATTATGGCTTGTCTCCTGATATTGATCAATATGCTTGCTTGATTGATCTCTATGCTAGAAAAGGGAATTTGAGTAAGGCAAGGGATTTAATGCAAAAAATGCCCTATGATCCTAATTATGTAATTTGGAGCTCTTTCTTGAGTTCTTGTAAGATATATGGAAATGTAGAACTTGGGAGGGAGGCTGCTGATCAACTTATCAAGATGGAACCAAGTAATGCAGCACCATATTTAACATTAGCACATGTCTATGCAAGAAAGGGTTTATGGAATGAGGCAGCTGAAGTCAGAAGGCTTATGCAACAAAGGACAATGAGAAAACGTGTAGGATGGAGTTGGGTGGAGGTAGATAAGTTGTAG
- the LOC108332293 gene encoding linoleate 9S-lipoxygenase: MSLLGGIFGNKQKIKGTVVLMRKNVLDINTILNPANVVDSVLDLAGSLVDAVTAFATSISIQLISSTKADGQGKGKVGTATKLRGQISLPTLGASEEAYDVNFEWDSDFGIPGAFYIKNFMQNEFYLKSLTLEDIPNHGTIHFVCNSWVYNSKVYKTDRIFFANNTYLPGETPAPLVKYREEELKVVRGDGTGERKEWDRVYDYDVYNDLGNPDKGEALARPVLGGSTLPYPRRGRTGRPKTTKDPNSEKPSDFVYLPRDEAFGHLKSSDFLAYALKSVSQDVLPVLTDAFDGNILSLEFDSFAEVHKLYEGGVTLPTDFLSKYAPIPIVKELFRSDGEQFLKYPPPKVMQVDKSAWMTDEEFARETIAGVNPNVIKILKEFPPRSTLDTQAFGDHTSIITKEHLEPQLGGLTVEQAIENNKLFILDHHDYLIPYLRKINSSTTKTYATRTIFFLKEDGTLTPLAIELSKPHDQGEEYGPISEVYVPAYEGVEAYIWLLAKAYVIVNDSCYHQIVSHWLSTHAVVEPFVIATNRQLSVVHPVYKLLFPHYRDTMNINSLARKSLVNADGIIEKTFLWSRYSMEMSAVIYKDWSFVDQALPNDLVKRGVAVKDPSAPHGVKLLIEDYPYASDGLEIWAAIKSWVEEYVAFYYKSDEALQKDPELQAWWKELVQVGHGDLKDKPWWPKMQTRGELVDVSTTLIWISSALHAAVNFGQYPYGGLILNRPTISRRFMPEKGSAEYDALAKNPEKEFLRTITGKKETLIDLTVIEILSRHASDEFYLGEREGGDFWTSDAGPLEAFKRFGTKLAEIEQKLVQKNNDETLRNRTGPAKMPYTLLFPSSEEGLTFRGIPNSISI, encoded by the exons atgTCGTTATTGGGAGGAATTTTCGGAAACAAGCAGAAGATAAAGGGAACTGTGGTGCTTATGCGAAAGAATGTGTTGGACATCAACACCATCCTCAACCCTGCCAACGTCGTTGACAGCGTCTTGGATTTGGCCGGCAGTCTCGTCGACGCCGTCACTGCTTTCGCCACCTCCATCTCCATCCAGCTCATCAGTTCCACCAAGGCTGATG GacaaggaaaaggaaaagttggAACGGCTACGAAGTTAAGAGGACAGATATCATTGCCAACGTTGGGAGCGAGTGAAGAAGCATACGATGTTAATTTCGAATGGGACAGTGACTTCGGAATTCCCGGCGCTTTTTACATTAAGAATTTCATGCAGAATGAGTTCTACCTCAAATCTCTCACTCTCGAAGACATTCCTAACCACGGAACCATTCACTTCGTATGCAACTCCTGGGTTTACAATTCCAAAGTCTACAAGACTGATCGTATTTTCTTTGCCAACAAC ACGTATCTTCCTGGCGAGACACCAGCCCCACTTGTGAAGTACAGAGAAGAAGAATTGAAGGTTGTAAGAGGCGATGGAACTGGAGAACGAAAGGAATGGGATAGAGTTTACGATTATGATGTCTACAATGACTTGGGCAACCCAGATAAAGGTGAAGCCCTTGCTCGCCCTGTTCTTGGAGGTTCTACCTTGCCTTACCCTCGTAGAGGAAGAACTGGAAGACCCAAAACTACAAAAG ATCCTAACAGTGAGAAGCCTAGCGATTTTGTTTACCTTCCAAGAGACGAAGCTTTTGGTCACTTGAAGTCATCCGATTTTCTCGCTTATGCCTTGAAATCGGTATCCCAAGATGTGTTACCAGTTTTGACCGATGCATTCGATGGAAATATTTTGAGTCTTGAGTTTGATAGTTTTGCTGAAGTGCACAAGCTTTATGAAGGTGGAGTTACATTGCCCACAGACTTTCTCAGCAAATATGCTCCCATACCAATTGTCAAGGAACTTTTTCGAAGTGATGGTGAACAGTTCCTCAAGTATCCACCACCTAAAGTCATGCAAG TGGATAAGTCTGCATGGATGACTGATGAAGAATTTGCAAGAGAAACCATTGCGGGTGTCAATCCTAATGTCATTAAGATTCTTAAG GAATTCCCACCACGTAGCACGCTAGACACTCAAGCCTTTGGAGACCATACCTCTATAATAACGAAAGAGCATTTGGAGCCTCAATTAGGAGGGCTCACTGTTGAGCAG GCTATCGAGAACAATAAGTTGTTCATCTTAGATCACCATGACTATCTCATTCCATatttaaggaaaataaattcATCTACCACAAAGACTTATGCTACGAGAACcatatttttcttgaaagagGATGGAACACTGACACCATTGGCCATTGAGTTAAGTAAGCCACATGATCAGGGTGAGGAATACGGTCCTATCAGTGAAGTCTATGTGCCTGCATACGAGGGAGTGGAAGCTTACATTTGGTTGCTGGCAAAGGCTTATGTTATTGTGAATGACTCGTGCTACCATCAAATCGTTAGCCATTG GCTAAGCACTCATGCAGTTGTTGAGCCTTTCGTCATAGCAACAAACAGGCAATTGAGTGTGGTTCACCCTGTTTACAAGCTCCTATTTCCTCACTACCGTGATACCATGAACATCAATTCACTGGCCCGCAAGTCCTTGGTCAACGCGGATGGTATTATAGAGAAAACATTCTTGTGGAGTAGGTACTCTATGGAAATGTCTGCTGTGATTTACAAGGACTGGTCTTTCGTTGACCAAGCACTACCCAATGATCTTGTCAAGAG AGGAGTTGCAGTTAAAGATCCATCTGCTCCCCATGGTGTTAAGCTTTTGATAGAGGATTATCCTTATGCTTCTGATGGGTTGGAGATATGGGCTGCCATAAAGTCGTGGGTGGAAGAGTATGTGGCATTCTATTACAAGTCAGATGAGGCACTTCAAAAAGACCCTGAACTCCAAGCTTGGTGGAAAGAACTTGTTCAGGTGGGTCATGGTGATTTGAAAGATAAGCCATGGTGGCCAAAGATGCAAACACGTGGAGAGTTGGTTGATGTCTCCACAACCCTCATTTGGATATCTTCAGCCCTTCATGCAGCTGTTAACTTCGGACAATATCCATACGGTGGTTTAATCCTGAACAGACCAACTATTAGCAGAAGATTCATGCCTGAGAAAGGATCTGCTGAGTATGATGCGTTGGCTAAGAATCCTGAGAAGGAGTTTTTGAGAACTATTACTGGTAAGAAAGAGACCCTGATTGACCTTACAGTTATAGAGATATTGTCAAGGCATGCATCTGATGAGTTCTACCTTGGAGAGAGAGAAGGTGGGGACTTTTGGACTTCAGATGCCGGGCCATTGGAGGCCTTTAAGAGGTTCGGAACGAAACTTGCTGAAATTGAACAAAAGCTTGTACAGAAAAACAATGATGAGACATTGAGAAACCGCACAGGACCTGCTAAAATGCCTTACACTCTACTTTTTCCTTCCAGTGAGGAGGGATTGACCTTCAGAGGAATACCCAACAGTATCTCTATCTAA
- the LOC108333280 gene encoding seed linoleate 9S-lipoxygenase-3-like: MQTREELVEACSIVIWTASALHAAVNFGQYPYGGLILNRPTISRRFMPEKGSAEYEELKKSPQKALLRTITPKFQTLIDLSVIEILSRHASDEIYLGERDNPNWTSDTRALEAFKRFGKKLSEIEKKLSERNNDEKLRNRHGPVQMPYTLLFPSSDEGLTFRGIPNSISI; this comes from the coding sequence ATGCAGACTCGTGAAGAGCTAGTGGAAGCTTGCAGTATTGTGATATGGACAGCTTCAGCACTGCATGCAGCTGTTAATTTTGGACAATACCCTTATGGAGGTTTGATCTTAAACCGTCCAACTATCAGTAGGCGATTCATGCCCGAGAAGGGTTCTGCTGAGTATGAGGAGCTGAAGAAGAGCCCTCAGAAGGCTCTCTTGAGGACCATTACACCAAAGTTTCAGACCCTTATTGACCTTTCAGTGATAGAAATATTGTCAAGGCATGCTTCTGATGAGATCTATCTGGGTGAAAGGGACAATCCAAATTGGACATCTGATACAAGGGCCTTGGAGGCTTTCAAAAGGTTTGGGAAGAAGCTCTCAGAAATTGAGAAGAAACTCTCAGAGAGAAACAATGACGAGAAACTGAGAAACCGCCATGGACCAGTTCAGATGCCTTATACTCTGCTCTTCCCTTCTAGTGATGAAGGCTTAACTTTCAGAGGAATTCCAAACAGTATCTCCATCTGA
- the LOC108334116 gene encoding seed linoleate 9S-lipoxygenase-2 — MFQVPKVSGILNPGGVSGILNPGGHSQNRIKGTVVLMRKNVLDFNSVADFTKGNVGGVIGTGLSVVGSTVDGLTAFLGRSVSLQLISATKSDESGKGKVGKDTFIEGIITSLPTLGAGESAFYVHFEWDESMGIPGAFYVKNFMQVEFYLKSLTLEDVPNHGTIRFVCNSWIYNTNLYKKSLRIFFANHTYVPSETPKPLVHYREEELKNLRGDGTGERKEHERIYDYDVYNDLGNPDLSENFARPILGGSSTHPYPRRGRTGRYPTRKDSNCEKPGEVYVPRDENFGHLKSSDFLAYGIKSLSQYVLPAFESMFSLNLTPNEFDSFQDVRDLCEGGIKLPTEVISSIALLPVIKELFRTDGEQVLKFPTPHVIKVNKSAWMTDEEFAREMIAGVNPNVIRGLEEFPPKSNLDPATYGDQNSKITAEALDLEGSTVDEALAKKRLFVLDYHDIFMPYIRGINQTYAKAYATRTILFLKENGTLMPVAIELSLPHPAGDKSGAVSQVILPAKEGVESTIWLLAKAYVVVNDSCYHQLMSHWLNTHAVMEPFIIATHRHLSALHPIYKLLTPHYRDTMNINALARQSLINADGIIEKSFLPSKYSVEMSSAVYKNWVFTDQALPAELVKRGVAVKDSSAPHGLRLLIEDYPYAVDGLEIWAVIKSWVQEYVSLYYAKDDDVKSDPELQHWWKEAVEKGHADLKDKPWWPKLQTLEELVEICTIIIWTGSALHAAVNFGQYPYGGFILNRPTSSRRLLPEKGTPEYEEMVNSHQKAYLRTITSKFQTMIDLSVIEILSRHASDEVYLGQRENPHWTSDSKALQAFQKFGNKLKDIEEKLASKNKDEKLRNRIGPVELPYTLLHPTSEEGLTFRGIPNSISI, encoded by the exons ATGTTTCAAGTTCCAAAAGTTTCAGGAATCCTTAATCCAGGAGGGGTTTCAGGAATCCTCAACCCAGGAGGCCATAGCCAGAACAGGATAAAAGGAACAGTGGTGTTGATGCGTAAGAATGTTTTGGATTTCAACAGTGTCGCTGATTTCACCAAAGGAAACGTTGGTGGAGTCATAGGAACTGGTCTCAGCGTTGTTGGTTCAACAGTTGATGGCCTCACTGCCTTCTTAGGCCGAAGTGTTTCTCTTCAGCTCATCAGTGCCACCAAATCTGATG AAagtggaaaaggaaaagttggTAAGGATACGTTCATTGAAGGGATCATTACGTCGTTACCAACTTTGGGAGCAGGAGAGTCTGCATTCTATGTTCATTTTGAATGGGACGAAAGCATGGGAATCCCTGGTGCATTTTACGTAAAGAATTTCATGCAAGTTGAGTTTTACCTCAAGAGTCTGACTCTTGAAGACGTTCCAAATCATGGAACCATTCGCTTTGTTTGCAACTCATGGATTTACAACACTAACCTTTACAAGAAAAGCTTGCGCATATTCTTCGCCAACCAT ACTTATGTTCCAAGTGAGACACCAAAACCGCTTGTGCATTATAgagaagaagaattgaagaattTAAGAGGAGATGGAACAGGAGAACGCAAGGAACATGAGAGGATCTATGATTATGATGTCTACAATGATTTGGGTAATCCAGATCTTAGTGAAAATTTTGCTCGTCCTATTCTTGGAGGCTCTTCCACTCATCCCTATCCTCGTAGGGGAAGAACTGGTCGATACCCAACAAGGAAAG ATTCGAATTGTGAGAAGCCAGGCGAAGTTTATGTGCCAAGAGATGAAAACTTTGGTCACTTGAAATCTTCGGATTTCCTTGCGTATGGGATAAAATCTTTATCTCAGTATGTCTTACCAGCGTTCGAATCTATGTTCAGTTTAAACTTGACCCCGAATGAGTTTGATAGCTTCCAAGATGTGCGTGACCTCTGTGAAGGTGGAATTAAGCTTCCCACAGAAGTAATTAGCTCAATTGCCCTTTTACCAGTGATCAAAGAACTCTTTCGTACCGATGGCGAACAAGTTCTCAAGTTTCCAACACCTCACGTCATTAAAG TGAATAAGTCAGCGTGGATGACCGATGAAGAATTTGCAAGAGAGATGATTGCGGGAGTAAATCCCAACGTAATTCGTGGTCTTGAA GAGTTTCCTCCAAAAAGCAATCTGGATCCTGCAACCTATGGTGATCAAAACAGTAAGATAACAGCAGAGGCGCTTGATCTTGAGGGAAGCACAGTGGACGAG GCTCTTGCAAAAAAGAGGTTATTTGTGTTAGATTACCATGATATCTTCATGCCATATATTCGGGGGATAAATCAGACTTATGCCAAAGCTTATGCCACAAGAACTATCCTTTTCTTGAAAGAAAATGGAACTCTGATGCCAGTGGCCATCGAATTGAGTTTGCCACATCCTGCTGGGGACAAGTCAGGTGCTGTCAGCCAAGTAATTTTACCTGCAAAAGAAGGTGTTGAAAGTACAATTTGGCTGCTAGCCAAAGCTTATGTAGTTGTAAATGATTCTTGCTATCATCAACTCATGAGCCATTG GTTAAATACTCATGCAGTGATGGAGCCATTCATCATAGCAACACACCGGCACCTTAGTGCGCTTCATCCAATTTATAAGCTTCTAACTCCTCATTATCGTGACACCATGAACATCAATGCACTTGCCAGACAGTCTCTAATTAATGCTGATGGCATCATAGAGAAATCCTTTTTGCCCTCAAAGTATTCAGTCGAGATGTCTTCAGCGGTTTATAAGAATTGGGTTTTCACTGATCAAGCACTGCCTGCAGAACTTGTCAAGAG AGGAGTGGCCGTTAAGGATTCATCAGCCCCACATGGACTTCGTCTCTTGATAGAAGACTACCCTTATGCTGTTGATGGACTAGAGATATGGGCTGTGATTAAGTCATGGGTTCAAGAGTATGTGTCATTGTACTATGCAAAAGATGATGATGTCAAATCTGATCCTGAACTCCAACATTGGTGGAAAGAGGCTGTGGAGAAAGGACATGCTGATTTGAAAGACAAACCATGGTGGCCTAAGTTGCAGACACTCGAGGAGCTTGTTGAAATCTGCACCATTATCATATGGACTGGTTCGGCTCTCCATGCAGCTGTTAATTTTGGTCAATACCCTTATGGAGGTTTTATTCTGAACCGTCCAACTTCTAGTAGAAGGTTGCTTCCTGAGAAAGGAACACCAGAATATGAAGAAATGGTGAACAGCCATCAAAAGGCCTATTTGAGAACAATTACGTCAAAGTTTCAGACTATGATTGACCTTTCTGTGATAGAGATATTGTCAAGGCATGCCTCTGATGAGGTCTACCTTGGCCAAAGGGAAAACCCACATTGGACCTCTGATTCCAAAGCGTTGCAAGCCTTTCAAAAGTTTGGAAACAAACTGAAGGATATTGAGGAAAAACTCGCAAGCAAGAACAAAGATGAGAAACTGAGAAACCGAATTGGACCAGTTGAATTGCCATACACTTTGCTTCATCCTACCAGTGAGGAAGGCTTGACCTTCAGGGGAATTCCTAATAGCATTTCCATCTGA
- the LOC108333336 gene encoding uncharacterized protein LOC108333336, protein MRASLIRTGSLPIQNPVFHGSPQCSLTRQTSLPGDKNHAKFSTISMHYSHFNARRDAPQNGIKRASSEGAPENFGVRRNLNRTGSYSPPPPPIIPHEEQFFCDANLHKPSYLGILREDMESGGGDGDDHGDATVTGGNDGERMKIDAYYEEMLKSNPTDALLLRNYGKFLHEVEKDATRAEEYYGRAILANPSDGELLSLYGALIWETQRDEARAKSYFDQAIHAAPDDCTVLGSYAHFMWEAEEEEELNGGELNGGMTEKTGTEMIAAI, encoded by the exons ATGAGAGCTTCTCTCATCCGAACCGGGTCGCTGCCGATCCAGAACCCGGTTTTCCACGGTTCACCTCAATGTTCTCTCACGCGCCAAACCTCTTTACCCGGCGACAAGAACCACGCGAAATTTTCCACGATTTCAATGCACTATTCCCACTTCAACGCCCGCAGGGACGCACCTCAGAACGGGATCAAGAGAGCCTCATCGGAAGGTGCCCCCGAGAATTTCGGCGTTCGCCGTAATCTGAACCGCACCGGATCGTACTCGCCCCCGCCCCCGCCGATCATACCTCACGAAGAACAATTCTTCTGCGACGCCAATTTACACAAGCCGAGCTACCTCGGGATCCTACGGGAGGATATGGAATCCGGAGGCGGCGACGGTGACGATCACGGCGATGCGACTGTCACAGGCGGAAACGATGGCGAGAGGATGAAAATAGATGCGTACTACGAAGAGATGTTGAAGTCGAACCCGACGGACGCGCTTCTGCTGAGAAACTACGGCAAATTCCTCCACGAG GTGGAGAAAGACGCGACGAGAGCAGAGGAATATTACGGAAGAGCGATTCTCGCGAACCCTAGCGATGGCGAATTGCTTTCGCTGTACGGAGCGCTGATATGGGAAACGCAGCGAGACGAAGCGAGAGCCAAATCTTACTTTGACCAAGCCATTCACGCCGCTCCTGATGATTG CACTGTGCTGGGATCGTACGCGCACTTCATGTGGGAAgcggaggaggaagaggaactTAACGGAGGTGAACTTAACGGAGGTATGACGGAGAAAACGGGGACGGAGATGATCGCTGCTATATAA